One genomic segment of Streptomyces sp. NBC_00239 includes these proteins:
- a CDS encoding MaoC family dehydratase — translation MRAGDELPPLEIPVTRTLIVAGAVASRDYQDVHHDAELARAKGSPDVFMNILTTNGLVGRYITDHLGPAAVLRKVAIRLGAPNYPGDTMVLTGTVIAVRDRTVEIRVLGANGLGHHVTGTVTAEVAPA, via the coding sequence CTGCGGGCCGGCGACGAGCTGCCGCCGCTGGAGATACCGGTGACCCGCACCCTGATCGTCGCGGGCGCGGTCGCCTCCCGCGACTACCAGGACGTGCACCACGACGCGGAGCTCGCGCGGGCGAAGGGCTCCCCCGACGTCTTCATGAACATCCTGACCACCAACGGCCTGGTCGGCCGGTACATCACCGACCACCTCGGCCCGGCCGCCGTCCTCCGCAAGGTGGCCATCCGCCTCGGCGCCCCCAACTACCCCGGAGACACGATGGTCCTCACCGGCACCGTGATCGCCGTCCGTGACCGCACCGTCGAGATCCGCGTCCTCGGCGCCAACGGCCTGGGCCACCACGTCACCGGCACGGTCACCGCGGAGGTGGCGCCGGCATGA
- a CDS encoding lipid-transfer protein, whose amino-acid sequence MSVRTRDSLGGRAAIAGIGATEFSKDSGRSELKLAVEAVHAALDDAGLSPSDVDGMVTFTMDTSPEITVAQASGIGDLSFFSRIHYGGGAACATVQQAALAVATGVAEVVVCYRAFNERSGRRFGSGVQHREPSAEGAALGWSLPWGLLTPASWVAMTAQRYLYAYGLTPEAFGHVAVTGRRHAANNPAAYFHGKPITLADHAASRWIVEPLRLLDCCQETDGGQALVVTTTERARQLRHAPAVITAAAQGAGRRQEGMTSFYRDDLTGLPEMNVVARQLWRTSGLRPSDIDVGILYDHFSPFVLMQLEEFGFCKPGEAAGFVAEDVLPLNTHGGQLGEAYLHGMNGIAEAVRQLRGTSVNQVEGAARTLVTAGTGVPTSGLILGADGA is encoded by the coding sequence ATGAGCGTCCGCACCCGCGACTCGCTGGGCGGCCGGGCCGCCATCGCCGGCATCGGCGCCACCGAGTTCTCCAAGGACTCCGGCCGCAGCGAGCTGAAGCTCGCCGTGGAGGCCGTGCACGCCGCCCTGGACGACGCCGGGCTGAGCCCCTCCGACGTCGACGGCATGGTCACCTTCACCATGGACACCAGCCCCGAGATCACCGTCGCGCAGGCGTCCGGCATCGGGGACCTGTCCTTCTTCTCCCGCATCCACTACGGCGGCGGCGCGGCATGCGCCACCGTCCAGCAGGCCGCCCTGGCCGTCGCGACCGGGGTCGCCGAGGTGGTGGTCTGCTACCGCGCCTTCAACGAGCGCTCCGGCCGCCGGTTCGGCTCGGGCGTGCAGCACCGCGAGCCGTCGGCGGAGGGTGCCGCGCTCGGCTGGTCGCTGCCGTGGGGGCTGCTGACCCCGGCCTCGTGGGTGGCGATGACCGCCCAGCGCTACCTGTACGCGTACGGACTGACCCCGGAGGCCTTCGGGCACGTCGCCGTCACCGGCCGGCGGCACGCCGCGAACAATCCCGCCGCGTACTTCCACGGCAAGCCGATCACCCTCGCCGACCACGCCGCCTCGCGCTGGATCGTGGAGCCGCTGCGGCTGCTGGACTGCTGCCAGGAGACCGACGGCGGGCAGGCCCTGGTCGTCACCACCACCGAGCGGGCCCGGCAGCTGCGGCACGCGCCCGCCGTGATCACCGCCGCGGCCCAGGGCGCCGGCCGCCGCCAGGAGGGGATGACCAGCTTCTACCGGGACGACCTGACCGGGCTGCCGGAGATGAACGTGGTCGCGCGGCAGCTGTGGCGAACCAGCGGACTGCGTCCCTCCGACATCGATGTGGGCATCCTCTACGACCATTTCTCCCCGTTCGTCCTGATGCAGTTGGAGGAGTTCGGCTTCTGCAAGCCGGGCGAGGCCGCCGGATTCGTGGCCGAGGACGTCCTCCCGCTCAACACGCACGGCGGCCAGCTCGGCGAGGCGTACCTCCACGGGATGAACGGGATCGCCGAGGCGGTCCGGCAGCTGCGCGGCACCTCCGTCAACCAGGTCGAGGGCGCGGCCCGCACGCTCGTGACGGCCGGAACGGGCGTCCCCACGTCCGGCCTGATCCTGGGTGCGGACGGTGCGTGA
- a CDS encoding SigE family RNA polymerase sigma factor — MTTPVCTYPSKPSYATPYPSFSSYVRTRGTSLMRTARSLTANPCDAEDLLQTALTKTYVAWDRIEDHRALDGYVRRALVNTRTSQWRKRKVDEFACEDLPEPEGLPYADPADAQVLRDAMWRAVTRLPDRQRAMVVLRYYEDMSEAQTAELLGVSVGTVKSAVSRALGKLREDPELSPVRL, encoded by the coding sequence ATGACCACGCCTGTCTGCACGTACCCGTCGAAGCCGTCGTATGCGACGCCCTATCCGTCGTTCTCCTCGTACGTCCGGACGCGTGGTACGTCGCTGATGCGTACCGCGCGCTCGCTCACCGCGAACCCGTGCGACGCCGAGGACCTGCTGCAGACGGCCCTCACGAAGACGTACGTGGCCTGGGACCGCATCGAGGACCACCGGGCCCTGGACGGGTACGTCCGGCGGGCGCTGGTCAACACCCGCACCTCGCAGTGGCGCAAGCGCAAGGTCGACGAGTTCGCCTGCGAGGACCTGCCCGAGCCCGAGGGCCTGCCGTACGCCGACCCCGCCGACGCACAGGTGCTGCGCGACGCGATGTGGCGGGCGGTCACCCGGCTGCCGGACCGGCAGCGGGCCATGGTCGTCCTGAGGTACTACGAGGACATGAGCGAGGCGCAGACCGCCGAGCTGCTCGGGGTGTCGGTCGGCACGGTCAAGAGCGCCGTCTCGCGGGCCCTCGGCAAGCTCCGCGAGGACCCGGAGCTCAGCCCCGTCCGCCTCTGA
- a CDS encoding long-chain fatty acid--CoA ligase, with protein MLSTMQDVPLTVTRILQHGMTVHGRSQVTTWTGEPEPHRRSFAEIGARAGALAHALRDELGVQPDERVATLMWNNAEHVEAYFAIPSMGSILHTLNLRLPPEQLVFIVNHAADRVVLVNGTLLPLLVPLLPHLPTIEHVVVSGPGDRSALDGLNVTVHDYEELLAGRATDYPWPELDERQAAAMCYTSGTTGEPKGVLFSHRSIYLHSMQVNMAESMGLTGADTALIVVPQFHVNAWGLPHGVFMTGINMLMPDRFLQPGPLAEMIEREKPTYAAAVPTIWQGLLAELSANPRDISSMKHVTIGGSACPPSLMEAYDKLGVRVVHAWGMTETSPLGTMAHPPAGLSPEEEFPYRVTQGRFPAGVEARLVGPGGDVLPWDGESAGELEVRGNWIAAAYYGGASGEPLRPEDKFSADGWLKTGDVGVISGNGYLTLTDRAKDVIKSGGEWISSVELENALMAHPDVAEAAVVAVPDEKWGERPLATVVLKEGATTGYTDLHAFLGRTIAKWQLPERWALVPAVPKTSVGKFDKKVIRKQYADGELDVTKLG; from the coding sequence TTGCTGAGCACCATGCAGGACGTACCGCTGACCGTCACTCGCATCCTGCAGCACGGGATGACGGTCCACGGCCGGTCGCAGGTCACCACCTGGACCGGAGAGCCCGAGCCGCACCGCCGCAGCTTCGCCGAGATAGGCGCCCGCGCCGGAGCGCTCGCCCACGCCCTGCGGGACGAACTCGGCGTCCAGCCGGACGAACGCGTCGCCACCCTGATGTGGAACAACGCCGAGCACGTCGAGGCGTACTTCGCGATCCCGTCCATGGGGTCGATCCTGCACACCCTGAACCTGCGGCTGCCCCCTGAGCAGCTGGTGTTCATCGTCAACCACGCCGCCGACCGGGTGGTCCTCGTCAACGGCACCCTGCTGCCGCTTCTGGTGCCGCTGCTCCCGCACCTGCCGACCATCGAGCACGTCGTGGTGTCCGGCCCCGGCGACCGCTCGGCCCTCGACGGCCTGAACGTCACCGTGCACGACTACGAGGAGCTGCTCGCGGGCCGGGCCACCGACTACCCGTGGCCCGAGCTGGACGAGCGCCAGGCCGCCGCCATGTGCTACACCTCCGGCACCACCGGCGAACCCAAGGGCGTGCTGTTCTCCCACCGCTCGATCTACTTGCACTCCATGCAGGTCAACATGGCCGAGTCGATGGGCCTGACCGGCGCCGACACCGCCCTGATCGTGGTCCCCCAGTTCCACGTCAACGCCTGGGGCCTGCCGCACGGCGTCTTCATGACCGGCATCAACATGCTGATGCCGGACCGCTTCCTGCAGCCCGGCCCGCTCGCCGAGATGATCGAGCGCGAGAAGCCGACGTACGCCGCCGCGGTCCCCACGATCTGGCAGGGCCTGCTCGCCGAGCTCTCTGCCAACCCGCGGGACATCTCGTCCATGAAGCACGTCACCATCGGCGGCTCGGCCTGTCCGCCCTCCCTGATGGAGGCGTACGACAAGCTCGGCGTAAGGGTCGTCCACGCCTGGGGCATGACCGAGACCTCGCCGCTGGGCACCATGGCGCACCCGCCGGCCGGTCTGAGCCCCGAGGAGGAGTTCCCGTACCGGGTCACACAGGGGCGCTTCCCGGCCGGGGTCGAGGCGCGGCTGGTCGGGCCCGGCGGTGACGTGCTGCCGTGGGACGGCGAGTCGGCGGGCGAGCTGGAGGTGCGCGGCAACTGGATCGCCGCCGCGTACTACGGCGGGGCCTCCGGAGAACCGCTGCGCCCCGAGGACAAGTTCAGCGCGGACGGCTGGCTCAAGACCGGCGACGTCGGGGTGATCAGCGGCAACGGGTACCTGACCCTCACCGACCGCGCCAAGGACGTCATCAAGTCGGGCGGCGAGTGGATCTCCAGCGTGGAGCTGGAGAACGCGCTGATGGCCCACCCGGACGTGGCCGAGGCCGCCGTCGTCGCCGTACCGGACGAGAAGTGGGGCGAGCGCCCCCTGGCCACCGTCGTCCTCAAGGAAGGCGCCACGACGGGCTACACGGACCTCCACGCCTTCCTGGGCCGGACGATCGCCAAGTGGCAGCTCCCGGAGCGCTGGGCGCTCGTCCCGGCCGTCCCGAAGACCAGCGTGGGCAAGTTCGACAAGAAGGTGATCCGCAAGCAGTACGCGGACGGTGAGCTGGACGTCACCAAGCTCGGCTAG
- a CDS encoding antibiotic biosynthesis monooxygenase, translated as MAITDTPEQSVPADNGEVTLLIARQVEPGYEESFEEWARGILDTAAHFSGHLGYGLFRPAGDGAPWFLVHRFRDNAAFQAWQDSPERAAWFANCQGHHHTEIARRELTGMETWFAKPGTTRPAPPRWKMAISSGLAIFPISLAGNALLGPYLVDLNFVLRTAAFAVVFSTLMTYVAMPAVSRLLRGWLSPR; from the coding sequence ATGGCCATCACCGACACCCCAGAGCAGAGCGTGCCCGCCGACAACGGCGAGGTGACGCTGCTGATCGCCCGGCAGGTCGAACCCGGGTACGAGGAGTCGTTCGAGGAGTGGGCGCGCGGGATCCTGGACACCGCGGCCCACTTCTCAGGGCACCTGGGCTACGGCCTGTTCCGGCCGGCCGGTGACGGCGCGCCCTGGTTCCTGGTCCACCGGTTCCGGGACAACGCCGCCTTCCAGGCCTGGCAGGACTCCCCGGAGCGGGCCGCATGGTTCGCCAACTGCCAGGGCCACCACCACACCGAGATAGCCCGGCGGGAACTCACCGGCATGGAGACCTGGTTCGCCAAGCCGGGCACGACCCGGCCGGCGCCGCCGCGCTGGAAGATGGCGATCAGCTCGGGGCTGGCCATCTTCCCGATCTCGCTGGCGGGCAACGCGCTGCTCGGGCCGTACCTGGTGGACCTGAACTTCGTCCTGCGCACGGCGGCCTTCGCCGTGGTCTTCAGCACCCTGATGACGTACGTGGCGATGCCGGCCGTCAGCCGGCTGCTGCGGGGCTGGCTCAGCCCCCGCTAG
- a CDS encoding response regulator, giving the protein MSSRPSRGAARLAAILDALPDALLLVNANGTVVNANSIALGVFESPGTGLVGRGLLSLLPEFDSKLIPGSMRRPGDEPEGRTKPKRMTARRTDGSEFPAEVTSAALEDGREAYADAHRYTGDELLMLVVRDLSGTVDTEAELARSQRQTEMILRAAAEGVVGTDTDGRVVLVNPAAAQILGYRATELGNRELHALVGHSRADGSPFPFDESPLADTLRSGRKHRVRGQVLWNKAGKPVSVDLTTSPVRDGEQLVGAVMTFTDRRPYDALAARHAQLLALADEALRGPLEELRGELATLAADDAGQLWPEANQLLHHLAAGYSRMTVLLDNVLGFQRLDAGKDRLAKEKVLLDDVVATAVEGAVELIGPGRAQFAVHAPTIEAEVDAPRLATALAHLVADVAGVDATGKAPLSAAGGYMDSTIVLAVAQRGDVVRIEVRGPYAGGNPVHEPIVRGIVAAHGGVLQTVKVPGTTGSAYVLEVPLGAGAGTVTRPEPEPEPEAAGGSAPEPAAAGAPAAAGAPAGGPSAPGGKRARRGVDAFLDEEVPAARRPAPQGPQGSQGPQGAQNGQVPRGPGAEVAVQGGAGEGGALALPSGRRRARGADLAQAPVNPAGLATPVPADGTGRRRGRALEESASAAAAGQPVPAQPLPAPPVPAQGRPPVPPMPSMPPMPPVPPAQGPQPVPPQGLPPAAPGGAEEGHGRRRALGPAPESPAPQGAPEAVPAAGGGRRRALGAPAVPGARTETGTVDPYGSDTPAPAPAGPVAAAGPVAQQALRPAAAPNTPGAPGAIGLPGASGLPGLPGAPGLPGPAGGVPGAPGALSGPHAPDGQTPNGQAVGGQAAPGAAPEAQGRRARRVLGSPIALSGAPDGGTANENHAPAAAADDHTPPQPHPLTATGPAEDGAPTGRRRALPTTPAAWPVPAARTAPEEAPPAAGPVPLPGARQAQDSPAGPIPVRALGTLGQGAALAPPSAPAQPVTPPAPGRAGAGPAAAVPPQSAGAPDGGIGRRRRLSEPDSGADGASLGIGRAFAIGAPAADAAEGPEPLDGPGGAVEVLHRPVPQPVDDELPPEPLDNPRRLLVWPAPDVTTQQALSERGYRPVIVHSREEVDAQIAAYPAALFVDPLTGPITRTALQSLRQAAVAAEVPVLVTAGLGQATREAAYGADPAVLLKALAPRDSEQHPSRVLLLEQHDEIAQALTAAMERRGMQVARADADTDAVELASRIRPNLVVMDLMQVRRRRAGIVDWLRANGQLNRTPLVVYTSVDIDKSDLTGLGSGETVLFLAERATTTEVQGRIVDLLTKIGTN; this is encoded by the coding sequence GTGAGTAGCAGGCCATCGCGAGGCGCTGCTCGCCTCGCAGCAATACTCGACGCGCTTCCGGACGCGCTTCTCCTCGTGAACGCCAACGGCACCGTGGTGAACGCCAACTCGATCGCGCTCGGCGTCTTCGAGTCCCCCGGTACCGGTCTGGTCGGGCGCGGCCTGCTCTCGCTGCTCCCCGAGTTCGACTCGAAACTGATCCCCGGCTCGATGCGCCGGCCCGGCGACGAGCCCGAGGGCCGCACCAAGCCCAAGCGGATGACGGCCCGCCGCACCGACGGCAGCGAGTTCCCCGCCGAGGTGACCAGCGCCGCCCTCGAGGACGGCCGCGAGGCCTACGCCGACGCCCACCGCTACACCGGCGACGAGCTGCTCATGCTGGTCGTACGGGACCTGTCCGGCACCGTCGACACCGAGGCCGAGCTGGCCCGCTCGCAGCGCCAGACCGAGATGATCCTGCGCGCCGCGGCCGAAGGCGTCGTCGGCACGGACACCGACGGCCGGGTCGTCCTCGTCAATCCGGCCGCCGCCCAGATCCTCGGCTACCGCGCCACCGAACTCGGCAACCGCGAACTGCACGCCCTCGTCGGGCACTCCCGCGCCGACGGCTCGCCCTTCCCCTTCGACGAGTCGCCGCTCGCCGACACCCTGCGCTCCGGACGCAAGCACCGGGTGCGCGGGCAGGTGCTCTGGAACAAGGCCGGCAAGCCCGTCTCCGTGGACCTGACCACCTCGCCCGTACGCGACGGGGAGCAGCTCGTCGGCGCCGTGATGACCTTCACCGACCGCCGCCCGTACGACGCGCTCGCCGCCCGGCACGCCCAGCTGCTCGCCCTCGCCGACGAGGCCCTGCGCGGCCCGCTGGAGGAGCTGCGCGGCGAACTGGCCACGCTGGCCGCGGACGACGCCGGGCAGTTGTGGCCCGAGGCGAACCAGCTGCTGCACCACCTGGCCGCCGGCTATTCACGGATGACCGTGCTCCTCGACAACGTGCTGGGCTTCCAGCGCCTGGACGCGGGCAAGGACCGGCTCGCGAAGGAGAAGGTGCTGCTCGACGACGTCGTGGCGACGGCTGTCGAGGGCGCGGTGGAGCTGATCGGCCCGGGCCGGGCGCAGTTCGCGGTGCACGCGCCGACGATCGAAGCCGAGGTGGACGCGCCGAGGCTGGCGACGGCCCTCGCGCACCTGGTCGCCGACGTGGCCGGGGTCGACGCGACGGGCAAGGCCCCGCTGTCGGCCGCCGGCGGCTACATGGACTCCACGATCGTGCTGGCCGTCGCCCAGCGCGGCGACGTCGTACGGATCGAGGTGCGCGGGCCGTACGCCGGCGGCAACCCGGTCCACGAGCCGATCGTGCGGGGCATCGTGGCCGCGCACGGCGGCGTGCTGCAGACGGTCAAGGTGCCCGGGACCACCGGCAGCGCGTACGTGCTCGAAGTCCCGCTGGGTGCGGGCGCCGGCACGGTGACCCGCCCGGAGCCGGAACCCGAGCCGGAGGCGGCGGGCGGATCCGCGCCCGAGCCCGCGGCTGCCGGAGCCCCCGCGGCTGCCGGAGCCCCCGCGGGCGGCCCGTCGGCACCGGGCGGGAAGCGGGCCCGGCGCGGAGTGGACGCCTTCCTCGACGAGGAGGTGCCGGCCGCCCGGCGACCGGCACCGCAAGGACCCCAGGGCTCTCAGGGCCCGCAGGGAGCGCAGAACGGGCAGGTGCCGCGGGGGCCGGGCGCCGAGGTGGCCGTGCAGGGCGGCGCGGGCGAGGGCGGCGCGCTGGCGCTGCCGTCCGGCCGCCGACGCGCCCGCGGCGCCGACCTGGCACAGGCCCCCGTGAACCCCGCCGGGCTGGCCACCCCGGTGCCCGCCGACGGCACCGGCCGGCGGCGCGGCCGCGCGCTCGAAGAAAGCGCCTCGGCCGCCGCGGCCGGACAGCCGGTGCCCGCTCAGCCGCTGCCCGCGCCGCCGGTGCCGGCACAGGGCCGACCGCCGGTTCCGCCGATGCCCTCCATGCCGCCGATGCCGCCCGTACCTCCCGCCCAGGGCCCGCAGCCCGTGCCGCCGCAGGGGCTGCCCCCGGCCGCGCCCGGCGGTGCCGAGGAAGGCCACGGCCGGCGCCGCGCGCTGGGCCCCGCCCCCGAGAGCCCCGCGCCGCAGGGCGCACCCGAAGCCGTGCCCGCGGCCGGTGGCGGCCGCCGCCGGGCCCTCGGTGCACCCGCCGTGCCCGGCGCCCGCACCGAGACCGGCACCGTCGACCCGTACGGCTCCGACACGCCCGCCCCGGCCCCGGCCGGACCCGTGGCCGCCGCCGGACCCGTGGCGCAGCAGGCCCTGCGGCCGGCCGCGGCCCCGAACACGCCCGGAGCGCCGGGAGCGATCGGCCTTCCCGGCGCTTCCGGTCTTCCCGGCCTTCCTGGAGCTCCCGGCCTTCCTGGACCTGCCGGAGGAGTTCCCGGCGCCCCTGGAGCCCTGAGTGGGCCGCACGCGCCGGACGGGCAGACGCCCAACGGGCAGGCAGTCGGCGGGCAGGCAGCGCCGGGTGCGGCGCCCGAGGCGCAGGGGCGCCGGGCCCGCCGGGTCCTCGGCAGCCCGATCGCGCTGTCCGGCGCCCCCGACGGCGGCACGGCGAACGAGAACCACGCCCCGGCCGCGGCCGCCGACGACCACACGCCCCCGCAGCCGCACCCGCTGACCGCGACGGGACCGGCCGAGGACGGGGCCCCGACCGGCCGCCGTCGCGCGCTGCCGACCACCCCCGCCGCCTGGCCCGTGCCCGCCGCCCGCACCGCGCCCGAAGAAGCTCCGCCCGCCGCCGGGCCGGTCCCGCTGCCCGGCGCCCGCCAGGCCCAGGACTCCCCGGCCGGCCCCATTCCCGTACGGGCGCTCGGCACGCTCGGGCAGGGGGCCGCGCTCGCGCCCCCGTCGGCTCCCGCGCAGCCCGTGACCCCGCCGGCCCCCGGCCGCGCCGGAGCGGGACCGGCCGCCGCCGTACCGCCGCAGTCCGCCGGGGCGCCCGACGGCGGGATCGGGCGCCGGCGGCGGCTCTCCGAGCCCGACAGCGGCGCCGACGGTGCCTCGCTCGGGATCGGCCGCGCCTTCGCCATAGGGGCACCCGCCGCCGACGCCGCCGAGGGCCCCGAGCCGCTCGACGGGCCCGGCGGCGCCGTCGAGGTGCTCCACCGCCCGGTGCCGCAGCCCGTGGACGACGAGCTGCCCCCGGAGCCGCTCGACAACCCGCGCCGGCTCCTGGTGTGGCCCGCGCCCGATGTGACGACCCAGCAGGCGCTCAGCGAACGCGGCTACCGGCCGGTGATCGTGCACTCCCGTGAGGAGGTGGACGCGCAGATCGCCGCGTACCCCGCCGCGCTGTTCGTCGACCCGCTGACCGGGCCGATCACACGCACCGCCCTGCAGTCGCTGCGCCAGGCCGCGGTGGCCGCCGAGGTTCCCGTCCTGGTGACGGCCGGGCTCGGTCAGGCCACCCGGGAGGCCGCGTACGGCGCCGATCCGGCCGTGCTCCTCAAGGCGCTCGCGCCGCGCGACAGCGAGCAGCACCCCTCCCGGGTGCTGCTGCTGGAACAGCACGACGAGATCGCCCAGGCGCTGACCGCGGCCATGGAGCGCCGGGGCATGCAGGTCGCCCGGGCCGACGCGGACACCGACGCCGTGGAGCTCGCCTCCCGGATCCGGCCGAACCTCGTCGTCATGGACCTGATGCAGGTGCGCAGGCGACGGGCCGGGATCGTGGACTGGCTGCGTGCCAACGGGCAGCTGAACCGCACCCCGCTGGTCGTCTACACCTCCGTGGACATCGACAAGTCCGACCTGACCGGCCTGGGGTCCGGAGAGACCGTGCTGTTCCTCGCCGAGCGCGCCACCACCACCGAGGTGCAGGGCCGCATCGTGGACCTGCTGACGAAGATCGGGACCAATTAG
- a CDS encoding SSI family serine proteinase inhibitor, which produces MLRRLVLASAVSAAVLAAGPLPPLPLGLLHEPAPDRLTVTVAGSGNPRADGSYELTCDPVGGTHPEAKRACARLHAFAEEGADPFAPVSTRSTCTQQHGGPARAEVTGTWRGKRVQAAFDRKNGCEISRWKDLEPVLPSVRS; this is translated from the coding sequence ATGCTGCGCCGTCTCGTCCTCGCCTCGGCCGTCTCCGCGGCCGTCCTCGCCGCGGGTCCGCTGCCTCCGCTGCCGCTCGGACTGCTCCACGAGCCGGCACCAGACCGGCTCACCGTGACCGTCGCCGGATCCGGCAACCCGCGCGCCGACGGCTCTTACGAGCTGACGTGCGACCCGGTCGGCGGCACCCACCCCGAGGCGAAGCGGGCCTGCGCCCGGCTGCACGCCTTCGCCGAAGAGGGGGCCGACCCCTTCGCCCCGGTGTCGACGCGGAGCACGTGCACCCAGCAGCACGGCGGCCCGGCACGGGCCGAGGTGACCGGGACCTGGCGCGGAAAGCGGGTCCAGGCGGCCTTCGACCGGAAGAACGGGTGTGAGATCAGCCGGTGGAAGGATTTGGAACCCGTGCTTCCGAGTGTGCGCTCCTGA
- a CDS encoding histone deacetylase has product MRRVDGPDSACGTSPERVWYASYGSNMHPDRLAAYLGGGTPPGGMRAHPGCRDPRPPERSVSVELGGCLYFATESLVWTGGRGFYDPAAAGRARVRAHLVTVSQLSDIAAQEMGRAPGTDLDLTAVLRDGRHTMGPGRYETLVCPGTIEGLPVLTFTAPWAVGDVPPAAPSAAYLRCLVGGLLASGTWDAADTARYLSACSGAAGTWTPDRILALTAAEPPRA; this is encoded by the coding sequence GTGCGACGTGTTGACGGGCCGGATTCGGCGTGCGGGACCTCCCCCGAGCGGGTCTGGTACGCCTCCTACGGCTCCAACATGCACCCGGACCGGCTGGCCGCGTACCTCGGCGGCGGTACTCCGCCGGGGGGCATGCGCGCCCACCCGGGTTGCCGTGATCCGCGGCCGCCGGAGCGCTCGGTCTCCGTCGAGCTCGGCGGCTGCCTCTACTTCGCGACGGAGTCCCTGGTGTGGACCGGCGGACGCGGGTTCTACGACCCGGCGGCGGCCGGCCGCGCACGCGTCCGCGCCCACCTGGTGACCGTCTCGCAGCTGTCGGACATCGCGGCGCAGGAAATGGGCCGGGCCCCGGGGACCGACCTGGACCTGACCGCCGTGCTGCGCGACGGCCGACACACGATGGGGCCCGGCCGCTACGAGACCCTGGTCTGCCCCGGCACGATCGAGGGCCTCCCGGTGCTGACCTTCACCGCCCCGTGGGCCGTGGGGGACGTACCGCCCGCGGCGCCGTCCGCGGCCTACCTGCGCTGTCTGGTCGGCGGCCTGCTGGCCTCCGGCACCTGGGACGCGGCGGACACCGCGCGGTACCTGTCCGCGTGTTCGGGCGCCGCCGGCACCTGGACACCGGACCGGATCCTCGCCCTGACCGCCGCCGAACCACCCCGCGCCTGA
- a CDS encoding S1C family serine protease yields the protein MRARTRIVIPAAVAVVIATCGSARADDLPPKEIFERGAPATVQVLATTGQGLSSGSGAVYDAGKALVFTNAHVIEGSGALKVRIGDGDPVPARLLGSDPCEDLAVLEITTPQDGLKDLEFGESGKVEAGDVVAALGYPRSFADQGTTKVVFTSGVVQSPDVAAAPSLSLPELPSTIQHSATVNPGNSGGPLLNGNAEIVGINSLKQTAASNVEGQFYAISSDHARPVLDRLAAGDSRNNAGWNLISLADPAFTDYFEDPATGEQVLSQLSGKGVEGGMFVLNAATNTPAGKAGFVEGDVITHIKDTPVASMADVCDVLQSAGPAEKLPVAGRYSYNGGTEHPFGERWYTDLILQGKPAA from the coding sequence ATGCGAGCGAGAACCAGGATCGTGATCCCCGCGGCGGTGGCGGTCGTCATCGCCACCTGCGGGTCCGCCCGGGCGGACGACCTCCCGCCCAAGGAGATCTTCGAGCGCGGCGCCCCCGCGACCGTGCAGGTGCTGGCCACCACCGGGCAGGGCCTGAGCAGCGGCAGTGGCGCCGTCTACGACGCCGGCAAGGCGCTCGTCTTCACCAACGCGCACGTGATCGAGGGCTCCGGCGCGCTGAAGGTCAGGATCGGGGACGGCGATCCGGTGCCCGCCAGGCTGCTCGGCAGCGATCCCTGCGAAGACCTCGCGGTCCTCGAGATCACGACGCCCCAGGACGGTCTCAAGGACCTGGAGTTCGGGGAGAGCGGGAAGGTCGAGGCCGGTGACGTCGTGGCGGCGCTCGGCTATCCGAGGTCGTTCGCCGACCAGGGGACCACGAAGGTCGTCTTCACCAGCGGTGTGGTCCAGTCGCCCGACGTGGCCGCGGCGCCCAGCCTCTCCCTGCCCGAACTGCCCTCCACCATCCAGCACTCGGCGACCGTCAACCCAGGAAACTCCGGTGGACCGCTGCTCAACGGCAACGCCGAGATCGTCGGCATCAACAGCCTCAAGCAGACGGCCGCGAGCAATGTGGAGGGCCAGTTCTACGCCATCAGCAGCGACCACGCCCGCCCCGTCCTGGACCGGCTGGCGGCGGGTGACAGCCGGAACAACGCCGGCTGGAACCTGATCTCGCTCGCGGACCCCGCCTTCACCGACTACTTCGAGGACCCGGCGACCGGCGAGCAGGTGCTCAGCCAGCTGTCCGGGAAGGGCGTCGAGGGCGGCATGTTCGTGCTCAACGCCGCCACCAACACGCCTGCCGGGAAGGCGGGTTTCGTCGAGGGCGACGTGATCACCCACATCAAGGACACGCCGGTCGCCAGCATGGCGGACGTCTGCGACGTGCTGCAGTCCGCCGGACCGGCCGAGAAGCTGCCCGTCGCGGGCCGCTATTCCTACAACGGGGGTACGGAACACCCCTTCGGGGAGCGCTGGTACACCGACCTCATCCTCCAGGGGAAGCCGGCGGCCTGA